GGAATTGGAGCAACGCTTCCTGTCTGCCAGCAGAGATGCCGGTTTCTCTGGCCTGTCCGGACATCGAGTCATTGGCGGGATTCGTGCGTCCATGTACAACGGGCTAGAACTCCAAGCCGTCGAGAAGCTGGTTGAGTTTATGTCGACTTTTCAGAAGAATGAGTCTTCGTCGTAACACTTATCGACCTCAGCACCCCGAGCTGGTCCGTCTGAGCGTATAATTTCGCTATGAATCCCATCACCCATCGCCCCCTGTCTGCCATTACCGTTGCTGGCATCATTTTTCGTGAGGAACGATTTCTGCTGGTAAAGGAATTGATTGACGGGCAAATCAAACTCAATCAGCCTGCCGGACACGTCGAACCGGGTGAAAGCCTTATCGAAGCCGTCAAACGGGAAGTTCTGGAAGAAACGCAACATCACTTCCACCCTGAGGCCTTATTGGGGGTTTATCACCATAATCCGGCTACGGGTCACAGAATCATGCGGGTAGCCATCATCGGCAGCGTCGACCCCTCACCCGATCTGTCTTTACCCCTGGATGCGACCATACAATCGATAGAATGGCTTACAAAAGAGGAAATCAGCGCAAGGCAGGCCGACCTTCGCTCGCCTTTCGTCCTGCGCTGCATCGAGGATTTCCAGCAGGGGCAATGCTTTGATCTTGCCGCGCTTCATTCCTTGACTGGAATAAAAACATGACGCAGAACACGCTTAAACGCCCGCAAGATACACGCGTGATTGTTGGCTTGTCCGGCGGGGTGGATTCCTCGGTTGCCGCCCTGCGTTTAATCGAAGCGGGTTACCAGGTCGAAGGCCTGTTCATGAAGAACTGGGAGGGTGATGACAACGACGAGTACTGCGCAGCCAAGGCCGATATGCTCGATGCGTTGTCTGTTGCCGATCGCCTCGGGATCGAGTTTCATTTTGTGAATTTCGCCCAGGATTACTGGGATCGGGTGTTCGCCCACTTTCTGGATGAATACCGCGCGGGTAGAACACCCAACCCCGACATCCTCTGCAACCGTGAAATCAAGTTTCGTGCGTTTCTCGATCACGCCCGAACGCTGGGCGCAGATTACATCGCCACAGGACACTATGCACGTGTCCAGCACGCGTTACCCGATGACTCGGGCGAAACGTGCCTATTGAAAGGACTGGATGCCAACAAGGACCAGAGCTACTTCCTGCATGCGCTCAGTAGGGAACAGCTTGCCTCGGCACTTTTTCCTATCGGTGAAATGGAAAAGCCCGAGGTACGGCGTATTGCCGAACAAGCGGGCTTCAAAACAGCAACCAAAAAAGACTCCACGGGCATCTGCTTCA
This region of Halothiobacillus neapolitanus c2 genomic DNA includes:
- a CDS encoding NUDIX hydrolase, whose translation is MNPITHRPLSAITVAGIIFREERFLLVKELIDGQIKLNQPAGHVEPGESLIEAVKREVLEETQHHFHPEALLGVYHHNPATGHRIMRVAIIGSVDPSPDLSLPLDATIQSIEWLTKEEISARQADLRSPFVLRCIEDFQQGQCFDLAALHSLTGIKT
- the mnmA gene encoding tRNA 2-thiouridine(34) synthase MnmA codes for the protein MTQNTLKRPQDTRVIVGLSGGVDSSVAALRLIEAGYQVEGLFMKNWEGDDNDEYCAAKADMLDALSVADRLGIEFHFVNFAQDYWDRVFAHFLDEYRAGRTPNPDILCNREIKFRAFLDHARTLGADYIATGHYARVQHALPDDSGETCLLKGLDANKDQSYFLHALSREQLASALFPIGEMEKPEVRRIAEQAGFKTATKKDSTGICFIGERRFSEFLKTYLPAQPGDIVTVDGQVVGQHQGLMYHTIGQRQGLGIGGLRDQGDQPWYVAGKNLGDNTLIVAQGQDHPALFAPALRAGQIHWINDPTKLVGPYPLRLTAKIRYRQPDQPCTVMTISKDQLQVVFDQPQRAITPGQSIVFYHGDVCLGGAVIEEAVT